One stretch of Oceanimonas pelagia DNA includes these proteins:
- the fabR gene encoding HTH-type transcriptional repressor FabR: MGVRAQQKEKTRRSLVEAAFRQLSAERSFSSLSLREVAREAGLAPTSFYRHFKDMEELGLTLVDEGGLTLRQLMRQARQRIADGGSVIQISVKTFMEFIDSSPDVFRLLLRERSGTSAAFRQAVAREIQHFTAELTDYLEEKQKTSRDYAEAQAQAMVTLVFSAGADALDMNEEERAVLAERMILQLRMIAKGADAYNKAKRL; encoded by the coding sequence GTGGGCGTTCGCGCGCAACAAAAAGAAAAGACCCGGCGGTCTCTGGTGGAAGCCGCATTTCGTCAGCTCAGTGCCGAGCGCAGCTTTTCCAGTCTCAGCCTGCGCGAGGTGGCCCGGGAGGCCGGGCTGGCGCCAACGTCCTTCTACCGTCATTTCAAGGACATGGAAGAGCTGGGGCTGACCCTGGTCGATGAAGGTGGTCTGACCCTGCGCCAGCTGATGCGCCAGGCGCGCCAGCGCATTGCCGACGGCGGCAGTGTGATTCAGATTTCGGTAAAGACCTTTATGGAGTTTATCGACAGCAGTCCCGACGTGTTCCGCCTGTTGTTGCGGGAGCGGTCGGGCACCTCTGCGGCTTTTCGTCAGGCAGTGGCCCGGGAAATTCAGCATTTTACCGCCGAACTGACCGACTACCTGGAAGAGAAGCAGAAAACCAGCCGCGACTATGCCGAGGCCCAGGCCCAGGCCATGGTCACGCTGGTATTCAGTGCCGGCGCCGATGCGCTGGACATGAACGAGGAAGAGCGTGCCGTGCTGGCGGAGCGCATGATTCTGCAGCTGCGCATGATCGCCAAGGGCGCAGATGCATATAACAAGGCAAAACGGCTCTAG
- a CDS encoding S9 family peptidase: protein MLAWVACAKPYAKGTDVEVKPPVAKKIPHVLFNHDDFRVDNYHWMRDDERANPDVLSYLEQENRYSERVMTPLDDLQQELFQEMVARIRQDDNTVPYLKQGWWYRTRYQQGQEYGIAERYADGQPEQVQVLLDGNQRAEGQSYYEQGQMAVSPDQRTLAFSEDFLSRRQYQIRFKSLDTGELYPEVLENTSGNLVWAKDGKTLFYVKQDAGTLLPFQVYRHTLGTDQREDVLVHEEQDSSFYTSLYKSRSGDMIFIGAWNTDASEVRMIPAGDPTAEPQVFLPRRHGHEYDLEHFEGRFYVRSNKDGANFGLYVTDSAGNPERWQPVVPARDEVLLEGFALFRDWLVLEERSEGLLHLRQINRHDGRERQIQFDDPAYVSWLGTNPEADTPWLRYGYSSMTRPVTIYEVNMDTQERRELKQQYVGDNYNPDDYRSERVWVTARDGARVPVSLVYRADTFSQDGGNPLLVYAYGSYGASMDPDFSSARLSLLDRGFVYAIAHVRGGEELGRDWYEQGRLMSKQNTFNDFIDVTRHLVQQGYGDKHNVFASGGSAGGLLVGAVVNMAPELYKGVVAAVPFVDVVTTMLDESIPLTTGEYGEWGNPNDADYYHYMKSYSPYDQVKPQAYPNMLVTTGLHDSQVQYWEPAKWVAKLREMKTDDNLLLLHCDMDSGHGGKSGRFESYHELAREYAFLLALADEEQGTRLAAGLSAPDDEVTR from the coding sequence ATGTTAGCATGGGTGGCGTGTGCCAAACCCTATGCCAAAGGAACCGACGTGGAAGTAAAACCGCCTGTCGCCAAGAAAATTCCCCACGTGCTGTTTAACCACGACGATTTTCGCGTGGACAACTATCACTGGATGCGCGACGACGAACGCGCGAACCCCGATGTGCTCAGTTATCTGGAGCAGGAAAACCGCTACAGCGAGCGGGTGATGACCCCCCTCGACGATCTGCAGCAGGAGCTGTTTCAGGAGATGGTGGCGCGCATTCGCCAGGACGACAACACGGTTCCCTATCTTAAGCAGGGCTGGTGGTATCGCACCCGTTATCAGCAGGGTCAGGAATACGGCATTGCCGAGCGCTATGCCGATGGTCAGCCGGAACAGGTGCAGGTGCTGCTCGACGGCAACCAGCGCGCCGAGGGTCAGTCCTATTACGAGCAGGGCCAGATGGCGGTGAGCCCGGATCAGCGTACCCTGGCGTTTTCCGAAGACTTTCTGTCCCGTCGTCAGTATCAGATCCGCTTCAAGTCGCTGGATACCGGCGAGCTCTACCCCGAGGTGCTGGAAAATACCTCCGGCAATCTGGTGTGGGCCAAAGACGGCAAGACCCTGTTTTACGTGAAACAGGACGCCGGCACCCTGCTGCCGTTCCAGGTGTATCGTCACACCCTTGGCACCGATCAGCGCGAAGACGTGCTGGTGCACGAGGAGCAGGACAGCAGTTTCTACACCAGCCTCTACAAGAGCCGCTCCGGCGACATGATTTTTATCGGCGCCTGGAACACCGATGCCAGTGAAGTCCGTATGATCCCCGCCGGTGATCCCACCGCCGAGCCTCAAGTGTTTCTGCCCCGCCGGCATGGCCATGAATATGACCTGGAGCATTTCGAGGGCCGTTTTTACGTGCGCTCCAACAAGGATGGCGCCAATTTCGGTCTCTATGTGACCGATAGCGCCGGCAACCCCGAACGGTGGCAGCCGGTGGTGCCCGCCCGGGACGAGGTGCTGCTGGAAGGTTTTGCCCTGTTCCGTGACTGGCTGGTGCTGGAGGAGCGCAGCGAGGGCCTGCTGCACCTGCGCCAGATAAACCGTCATGACGGTCGCGAACGCCAGATCCAGTTTGACGATCCCGCCTATGTGAGCTGGCTGGGCACCAACCCGGAAGCCGACACTCCCTGGCTGCGCTACGGCTATTCCTCCATGACCCGGCCGGTGACCATTTATGAAGTGAACATGGACACCCAGGAGCGGCGGGAGCTCAAGCAGCAATATGTAGGTGATAATTACAATCCCGACGATTACCGCAGCGAGCGGGTCTGGGTGACCGCCCGGGACGGCGCCCGGGTGCCGGTATCGCTGGTATACCGGGCCGACACATTCAGCCAGGATGGCGGTAACCCGCTGCTGGTCTATGCCTACGGCTCTTACGGCGCCAGCATGGATCCGGATTTCAGCAGCGCCCGGCTGAGCCTGCTCGACCGGGGCTTTGTCTATGCCATCGCCCATGTGCGCGGTGGCGAGGAGCTGGGCCGGGACTGGTATGAGCAGGGCCGGCTGATGAGCAAGCAAAACACCTTTAACGATTTTATCGATGTGACCAGACACCTGGTGCAGCAGGGCTACGGCGACAAGCACAATGTGTTTGCCTCGGGCGGCAGCGCCGGCGGCCTGCTGGTGGGGGCCGTGGTCAACATGGCGCCGGAGCTGTACAAGGGCGTGGTGGCGGCGGTGCCGTTCGTGGACGTGGTGACCACCATGCTGGACGAGTCGATTCCGCTCACCACCGGTGAATACGGCGAGTGGGGCAATCCCAACGACGCTGACTATTACCACTACATGAAGTCCTACAGCCCCTATGATCAGGTCAAGCCCCAGGCCTACCCCAACATGCTGGTTACCACCGGCCTGCACGACTCCCAGGTGCAGTACTGGGAGCCCGCCAAGTGGGTGGCCAAGCTGCGCGAGATGAAGACCGACGACAACCTGCTGCTGCTGCACTGCGACATGGACAGCGGCCACGGCGGCAAGTCAGGCCGGTTTGAGTCTTACCACGAGCTGGCCCGGGAATATGCCTTTCTGCTGGCCCTGGCCGACGAGGAGCAGGGCACCCGCCTGGCCGCCGGCCTGAGTGCCCCGGACGACGAAGTGACTCGCTAG
- a CDS encoding YnbE family lipoprotein has translation MKRTAVVLAGLLLAACTPRVEVVVPDKPITVNLNVKVDHEIRVRVDRELEKLFEQEQELF, from the coding sequence ATGAAGCGAACAGCCGTGGTGCTGGCAGGCCTGTTGCTGGCCGCCTGCACTCCCAGAGTGGAAGTGGTGGTGCCCGACAAGCCCATTACGGTGAATCTGAACGTCAAGGTGGATCACGAGATTCGGGTGCGCGTGGACCGGGAGCTGGAAAAACTGTTTGAACAAGAGCAGGAACTGTTCTGA
- a CDS encoding YijD family membrane protein has product MSGNKNIRRKPILLALLVGLCGNATLATLSVSELAFSIFPIISLVLAAHMLYQEYLSSPMEGDTPVCALLSFLIGVFGYSAFLRTQFPEMGTNYLSVMITLVLVIWLAIKMGVAERPAPKAEAQK; this is encoded by the coding sequence ATGTCTGGAAACAAGAATATTCGCCGTAAACCCATTTTGCTGGCACTGCTGGTGGGTCTGTGTGGCAACGCCACCCTGGCCACCCTCAGTGTGAGCGAACTGGCGTTTTCCATTTTCCCCATTATCTCGCTGGTGCTGGCTGCCCACATGCTGTATCAGGAGTATCTGAGCTCGCCCATGGAAGGTGACACTCCGGTCTGCGCCCTGCTGAGTTTTCTGATCGGCGTATTTGGCTATTCCGCCTTTTTGCGCACCCAGTTTCCGGAAATGGGCACCAACTACCTGTCGGTGATGATTACCCTGGTGCTGGTGATCTGGCTGGCCATCAAGATGGGGGTGGCCGAACGCCCGGCGCCCAAGGCCGAAGCGCAGAAGTAA
- the ftsY gene encoding signal recognition particle-docking protein FtsY: MAKKGFFSWLGFGKKKDEQPEEVQEQQVPQDAVESEAEAGHGAEVEAQLAQQEAGARAEEARLAAEAKAAEEARLAAEAQAAEEARLAAEAKAVEEARLAAEAKAAEEARLAAEAKAAEEARLAAEAKAVEEARLAAEAQAAEEARLAAEAQAAEEARLAAEAKAAEEARLAAEAQAAEEARQAVEEEARLAAEAEVAEQERLAREAEEQARLAAEETAKSPKKGFFARLKAGLLKTRQNLGSGFFGLFRGKKIDDDLFEELETQLLTADLGVETTMSIIDNLTSQASRKQLKDGEALYELLKEEMGSILAKVEQPLVIDSEHKPYVILMVGVNGVGKTTTIGKLARQFQAEGKSVMLAAGDTFRAAAVEQLQVWGERNNIPVIAQHTGADAASVIYDAVEAAKARKVDVLIADTAGRLQNKAHLMEELKKIVRVMQKIDPAAPHEIMLTLDAGTGQNALSQARIFNDAVPITGITLSKLDGTAKGGVIFAVADKFGIPIRYIGVGEKIDDLRPFNASEFIEALFSRED, encoded by the coding sequence ATGGCGAAAAAAGGTTTTTTCTCCTGGCTGGGCTTTGGCAAAAAGAAAGATGAGCAGCCGGAAGAGGTACAGGAACAGCAAGTCCCCCAGGATGCGGTGGAGTCGGAAGCGGAAGCCGGTCATGGTGCGGAAGTTGAAGCGCAATTAGCACAACAGGAAGCCGGGGCGCGGGCGGAAGAGGCTCGTCTGGCGGCCGAGGCGAAGGCGGCGGAAGAAGCCCGGCTGGCGGCCGAAGCGCAAGCGGCGGAAGAGGCTCGTCTGGCGGCCGAAGCGAAGGCGGTGGAAGAAGCCCGGCTGGCGGCCGAGGCGAAGGCGGCGGAAGAAGCCCGGCTGGCGGCCGAGGCGAAGGCGGCGGAAGAGGCCCGGCTGGCGGCCGAGGCGAAGGCGGTGGAAGAGGCCCGGCTGGCGGCCGAAGCGCAAGCGGCGGAAGAAGCCCGGCTGGCGGCCGAAGCGCAAGCGGCGGAAGAAGCGCGGCTGGCGGCCGAGGCCAAGGCGGCGGAAGAAGCGCGGCTGGCGGCCGAAGCGCAAGCGGCGGAAGAAGCCCGGCAGGCGGTAGAGGAAGAAGCACGACTGGCTGCGGAAGCGGAAGTCGCCGAGCAGGAACGCCTGGCCAGGGAGGCCGAAGAACAGGCGCGTCTGGCCGCTGAAGAGACCGCAAAATCTCCGAAAAAAGGCTTTTTTGCCCGGCTCAAGGCAGGTTTGCTGAAAACCCGGCAAAATCTGGGCTCGGGTTTCTTTGGTCTGTTCCGCGGCAAGAAGATTGACGACGACCTGTTCGAGGAGCTGGAAACCCAGCTGCTCACCGCCGATCTGGGGGTGGAAACCACCATGTCGATCATCGACAACCTCACCAGCCAGGCCAGCCGCAAGCAGCTCAAGGACGGCGAGGCCCTGTATGAGCTGCTGAAGGAAGAAATGGGCAGCATTCTCGCCAAGGTGGAACAGCCGCTGGTAATCGACAGCGAGCACAAGCCTTACGTCATTCTGATGGTGGGCGTCAACGGCGTGGGCAAGACCACCACCATCGGCAAGCTGGCCCGCCAGTTCCAGGCCGAGGGCAAGTCGGTGATGCTGGCCGCCGGCGATACCTTCCGCGCCGCGGCGGTGGAGCAACTGCAGGTGTGGGGCGAGCGCAACAACATTCCGGTGATCGCCCAGCACACCGGTGCCGATGCCGCCTCGGTGATTTATGACGCGGTGGAAGCCGCGAAAGCCCGTAAGGTGGATGTGCTGATCGCCGACACCGCCGGTCGCCTGCAGAACAAGGCGCACCTGATGGAAGAGCTGAAGAAAATCGTGCGGGTGATGCAGAAAATCGACCCGGCGGCGCCCCACGAAATCATGCTTACCCTGGACGCCGGTACCGGCCAGAACGCCCTCAGCCAGGCCAGGATCTTCAACGATGCCGTGCCCATTACCGGCATTACCCTGAGCAAGCTGGACGGCACCGCCAAGGGCGGAGTGATCTTCGCGGTGGCCGACAAGTTTGGCATTCCCATTCGCTATATTGGCGTGGGCGAAAAAATCGACGATCTGCGTCCCTTTAATGCCTCGGAATTTATCGAGGCGCTTTTCAGCCGGGAAGACTAA
- a CDS encoding DUF1145 domain-containing protein, translated as MKVLNLLMRLVMLVFWAGIIYALIGPGFEEAGSMPMILGAVVLVMHGLQMLMLKQVASLLNPSVGDYLEVLVFGSFAMHRHRNRLKALSEQQKR; from the coding sequence ATGAAGGTACTCAACCTGCTGATGCGGCTGGTGATGCTGGTATTCTGGGCCGGCATCATTTACGCCCTGATCGGCCCCGGCTTTGAGGAAGCCGGATCCATGCCGATGATCCTGGGCGCCGTGGTGCTGGTGATGCACGGCCTGCAAATGCTGATGCTGAAACAGGTGGCGAGCCTGCTGAACCCCAGTGTCGGGGACTATCTGGAAGTGCTGGTGTTCGGCTCCTTTGCCATGCACCGTCACCGCAACCGCCTGAAAGCGCTGAGCGAGCAGCAAAAGCGCTGA
- a CDS encoding putative signal transducing protein: MNNWIAVFEAANSLEAHTLKGALESRGMAVQLRGEALSGALGELPMDVAQVTLLVQEKDWQRARTFLQGYQRKEKRSWHCGQCGEENDASFEICWRCGSGPADPKP, encoded by the coding sequence ATGAACAACTGGATAGCGGTGTTTGAAGCAGCCAACAGCCTGGAGGCGCACACCCTCAAGGGCGCGCTGGAAAGCCGGGGCATGGCGGTGCAACTGCGAGGCGAAGCCTTGTCGGGTGCCCTGGGTGAGCTGCCCATGGATGTGGCTCAGGTGACCCTGCTGGTACAGGAAAAAGACTGGCAGCGGGCGCGGACGTTTTTACAGGGCTATCAGCGCAAGGAAAAGCGAAGCTGGCATTGCGGACAGTGCGGCGAGGAAAACGACGCCAGCTTTGAGATTTGCTGGCGGTGTGGCTCCGGACCCGCAGATCCGAAGCCATAG
- a CDS encoding sodium-dependent transporter, which translates to MNARAQFSSKLGFVMAAAGSAIGVGNIWGFPTQAASNGGGAFLLVYLLMIALLGYPMLVAEITIGRHGQAGPFHALQKLTGNRSGRALAGLVGLAAVVTVSLIFTFYAIVSGWFIAFALEPAAQLLGLNAGAGWLTAFSTSRNLVFTLMFALLSLYVVSRGLEQGIEKWSSRLMPLLLLMLVVLTGYMLTQPGAGEGLKAYLVPDFSRVLNRDVLIGALGQSFFSLSLGAAVMMLYGSYLSRQSSIPALAAQVTLLDTSVAFLAGLLILPAMYVAQHNGVAIFAEDGSLLSSDTLVFSVLPALFETMGQAQYLIAFAFFVLMIVAALTSSISMLEAPVSLAMESTGMSRIRATWLMTALCTLVSVIIVFNFGSLFGLVITATTQYAQPLVSLCITLYAGWVWQRNKVLAELKAGCPEVEQDLFWKIWPWYVRFVCPVLVLVVIIQSIGG; encoded by the coding sequence GTGAATGCAAGGGCGCAGTTCAGCAGCAAGCTGGGATTTGTCATGGCCGCCGCCGGCTCGGCCATCGGTGTCGGTAACATATGGGGCTTTCCTACGCAGGCGGCCAGCAACGGCGGTGGTGCCTTTCTGCTGGTGTATCTGCTGATGATAGCGCTGCTGGGCTATCCCATGCTGGTGGCCGAAATCACCATTGGCCGACACGGCCAGGCCGGCCCCTTTCACGCCCTGCAAAAACTCACCGGCAATCGCAGCGGCAGGGCCCTGGCCGGCCTGGTGGGGTTGGCGGCGGTGGTCACCGTCAGTCTGATCTTCACCTTTTACGCCATCGTCTCGGGCTGGTTTATCGCCTTTGCCCTGGAGCCGGCGGCGCAATTGCTGGGGCTGAACGCCGGGGCCGGCTGGCTGACCGCCTTTTCCACCTCGCGCAACCTGGTGTTTACCCTGATGTTCGCCCTGCTGAGCCTGTATGTGGTCAGCCGCGGCCTGGAACAGGGCATTGAAAAGTGGTCGAGCCGGCTGATGCCGCTGCTGCTGCTGATGCTGGTGGTGCTCACCGGCTACATGCTCACCCAGCCCGGCGCCGGCGAGGGCCTGAAGGCCTATCTGGTGCCCGACTTCTCCCGGGTACTGAACCGGGACGTGCTGATCGGCGCCCTGGGCCAGAGCTTTTTCTCCCTGTCGCTGGGCGCGGCGGTAATGATGCTGTATGGCTCCTACCTCAGCCGCCAGTCCAGCATTCCGGCGCTGGCGGCCCAGGTCACCCTGCTCGACACCAGCGTGGCCTTCCTCGCCGGCCTGCTGATTTTGCCGGCCATGTACGTGGCCCAGCACAACGGCGTGGCCATTTTCGCCGAGGACGGCAGCCTGCTGAGCTCAGACACCCTGGTGTTCTCGGTGCTTCCGGCGCTGTTTGAGACCATGGGCCAGGCCCAGTATCTGATCGCCTTTGCCTTTTTCGTGCTGATGATAGTGGCGGCGCTGACGTCTTCCATTTCCATGCTGGAGGCGCCGGTGTCGCTGGCCATGGAAAGCACCGGCATGTCGCGCATCAGGGCCACCTGGCTGATGACCGCCCTGTGCACCCTGGTCAGCGTGATCATCGTGTTCAATTTCGGCAGCCTGTTTGGCCTGGTGATCACCGCCACCACCCAGTATGCCCAGCCGCTGGTCAGCCTGTGCATCACCCTTTACGCCGGCTGGGTATGGCAGCGCAACAAGGTGCTGGCCGAGCTCAAGGCCGGCTGCCCCGAGGTAGAGCAGGACCTGTTCTGGAAGATCTGGCCCTGGTATGTGCGCTTTGTCTGCCCGGTGCTGGTGCTGGTGGTAATCATTCAGTCTATCGGCGGCTGA
- a CDS encoding YdbL family protein, producing the protein MRWLAMFLAATLSLSAWALDLQQAKQQGLVGEQLNGLVGAVQGNAQVNAIVSDINRKRLDSYRDIARKTGTSLAVVQSRAGQLNIERTPAGQFVQRADGRWQRK; encoded by the coding sequence ATGCGATGGTTGGCGATGTTTCTGGCGGCAACCCTGAGCCTGTCGGCCTGGGCGCTGGATTTGCAACAGGCCAAGCAGCAGGGGCTGGTTGGCGAACAACTCAACGGCCTGGTAGGAGCGGTGCAGGGCAATGCCCAGGTCAACGCCATTGTCAGTGACATTAACCGCAAGCGTCTCGACAGCTACCGGGATATTGCCCGGAAGACCGGTACCAGCCTGGCGGTGGTGCAAAGCCGGGCCGGTCAGCTCAATATCGAACGCACCCCGGCCGGGCAATTTGTGCAACGGGCCGATGGTCGCTGGCAACGTAAGTAA
- a CDS encoding sulfurtransferase: MNKLELPSPLVTSHWLAQHLNHPGLVVLDASWHMPASGRSGFEEWQRQRIPSARYFDFDGRIKDQRASLPHMLPDEDLFAREVSALGISNHHNIVIYDSLGIFAAPRAWWMFRAMGHDRVAVLNGGLPAWQGAGQPLEQGPPAAVVPGRFTARRQPRWIADAAMVEQALQNNDYRVLDARSRERFSGATADPRPGVRPGHMPGAVCLPFNELLKDGHLLPVEQLSTAFASLVSPEQKLICSCGSGVTAAILALAAERAGYHQIAVYDGSWAEWGGASHLPVEQNQ; encoded by the coding sequence ATGAACAAACTGGAATTACCGTCGCCACTGGTAACATCCCACTGGCTGGCTCAACACCTGAACCATCCCGGACTGGTGGTGCTGGACGCCAGCTGGCACATGCCCGCCAGCGGTCGCAGTGGTTTTGAGGAATGGCAGCGGCAACGCATTCCCAGTGCCCGCTATTTTGACTTTGACGGCCGCATCAAGGATCAGCGCGCCAGCCTGCCCCATATGCTGCCGGACGAAGACCTGTTTGCCCGCGAGGTGTCAGCCCTTGGCATCAGCAATCACCATAACATCGTGATCTACGACAGCCTGGGCATCTTTGCCGCCCCCCGGGCCTGGTGGATGTTCCGCGCCATGGGCCACGACAGAGTGGCCGTGCTCAACGGTGGCCTGCCCGCCTGGCAGGGTGCCGGTCAGCCCCTGGAACAGGGCCCGCCCGCCGCCGTGGTTCCCGGCCGCTTTACCGCCCGCCGTCAGCCCCGGTGGATTGCCGACGCCGCTATGGTTGAGCAAGCCCTGCAGAACAACGATTACCGGGTGCTGGATGCCCGCAGCCGCGAGCGCTTCAGCGGGGCCACCGCCGACCCCCGCCCCGGTGTGCGCCCCGGCCATATGCCCGGCGCCGTTTGTCTGCCCTTTAACGAGTTGCTGAAAGACGGCCACCTGCTGCCCGTTGAGCAACTGAGTACCGCCTTTGCGTCTCTGGTCAGCCCTGAGCAAAAGCTGATTTGCAGCTGCGGCTCGGGCGTCACCGCCGCCATTCTGGCGCTGGCCGCCGAGCGGGCCGGCTATCACCAGATTGCCGTGTACGACGGCTCCTGGGCCGAATGGGGCGGCGCTTCCCACCTGCCGGTGGAACAGAACCAGTAA
- the rsmD gene encoding 16S rRNA (guanine(966)-N(2))-methyltransferase RsmD — translation MAKAKPAKKPTAATGQIRLIGGQWRGRKLPVLHSEGLRPTTDRIKETLFNWLMFEIRGSRCLDLFAGSGSLGFEALSRHAAEVVMVEKDTTVAAQLKRNLASLPAAPGTVIQADAVQYLQQAATPFDVVFLDPPFHKELLPQVCERLEQNGWLAENALIYIEREQGLALPTLPDHWSLHKDKQAGQVSYQLYQREQVKT, via the coding sequence ATGGCAAAAGCAAAACCGGCAAAAAAACCCACTGCGGCCACGGGGCAGATACGGCTGATCGGCGGCCAGTGGCGTGGCCGAAAATTGCCGGTATTACACAGTGAAGGGCTCAGACCCACCACCGACAGAATCAAGGAAACCCTGTTCAACTGGCTGATGTTCGAGATTCGCGGCAGCCGTTGTCTGGATCTGTTTGCCGGCAGCGGCAGCCTGGGCTTTGAAGCCCTGTCCCGCCATGCCGCCGAGGTGGTAATGGTGGAAAAAGACACCACTGTGGCCGCCCAGCTCAAGCGCAACCTGGCTTCCCTGCCGGCGGCGCCGGGTACCGTCATTCAGGCCGACGCCGTGCAATATTTACAGCAAGCGGCCACGCCCTTTGATGTGGTATTTCTCGATCCCCCCTTTCACAAGGAACTGTTACCCCAGGTTTGTGAGCGGCTGGAACAAAACGGCTGGCTTGCCGAGAACGCCCTTATTTATATCGAGCGGGAACAGGGTCTGGCATTGCCCACCCTGCCCGACCACTGGTCTCTGCACAAAGACAAGCAGGCCGGCCAGGTCAGTTATCAACTCTATCAAAGGGAGCAAGTGAAAACATGA
- a CDS encoding intermembrane phospholipid transport protein YdbH family protein: MSRLVCGLLLTLLWPGPAVAQGLPAWLELNASLARAQVPACPRERAQDFRLHWQDGRLTGRLASLSLDLTCSRSGNQGAKGEGDALSLLLTLPPVDFAIEHLTLYLPADAVLSGPARLRRADGAVMIDWHTDGGLLALTLTPEQDGWRWQGELPGRLLVPSLQGPVHLQGHWFPGQALQLNASTALPAPLSGRLRLDGRLNTTQAGWQWRPGTRLTIAELGWRQLRLRGLTLRPAGPVPLKGTGRWTLAWQGGRWQQRSLPGAELELVLAGQAQGEARLRLSPAVQVGAHWHWQQGLALTLPEQTLPLAAVAAWLNGWLTLPALEVEDGELRLAGRAGNLLNATQGLTLELALSDGRLRRGELLARKVAGKLGLAWRQGQFSLAPDSGLAIGELNTGVPITNIHAALDWRGNGLWLSGLTGRVLEGRLALSPMKLSAHTQGELHLQDLSLARLLSLAALPGLTGDGRLHGRLPFVLNGRLSVHNGRLWGRDGWVSYQAGDALAASAEDNLSLGLTLGMLEDLRYQSLDAAVSMTPDGEAVVLTRLEGQAPVMGKIHPVNFNYRHQENLLQLLASLRFAGQLGDRLPASLQGESNQ, from the coding sequence ATGAGCAGGCTGGTCTGCGGCCTGTTGCTGACGCTGCTCTGGCCCGGGCCGGCAGTGGCTCAGGGCTTGCCGGCCTGGCTGGAGCTGAACGCCAGCCTGGCGCGCGCTCAGGTGCCGGCCTGCCCCCGGGAGCGGGCGCAGGACTTTCGCCTGCACTGGCAAGACGGCCGGCTGACCGGCCGCCTGGCCTCCCTGAGTCTGGATCTCACCTGCTCCCGCAGCGGTAACCAGGGCGCGAAAGGTGAGGGCGATGCCCTGTCGTTGCTGCTGACCCTGCCACCGGTGGATTTTGCCATTGAACACCTCACCCTGTACCTGCCCGCCGACGCTGTGCTGAGCGGGCCGGCCCGGCTGCGCCGCGCTGACGGCGCCGTGATGATCGACTGGCACACCGACGGGGGCCTGCTCGCGCTGACCCTGACGCCCGAGCAGGACGGCTGGCGCTGGCAGGGCGAGCTGCCCGGGCGCTTGTTGGTGCCGTCGCTGCAGGGGCCGGTGCACCTGCAGGGGCACTGGTTTCCGGGGCAGGCGCTGCAACTGAATGCCAGCACTGCCCTGCCGGCGCCGCTGTCGGGCCGGCTGCGCCTGGACGGGCGGCTGAACACCACTCAGGCCGGCTGGCAATGGCGGCCCGGCACGCGCCTGACCATTGCCGAACTGGGCTGGCGGCAGTTGCGTTTGCGCGGGCTGACACTGCGCCCGGCGGGCCCGGTGCCGCTCAAGGGCACCGGCCGCTGGACGCTGGCCTGGCAGGGGGGGCGCTGGCAGCAACGGTCGCTGCCCGGGGCCGAGCTGGAACTGGTGCTGGCCGGACAGGCGCAGGGCGAGGCGCGGCTGCGGCTGAGCCCGGCAGTGCAAGTGGGCGCTCACTGGCACTGGCAACAGGGCCTGGCCCTGACCCTGCCCGAGCAGACACTACCATTGGCGGCGGTGGCCGCCTGGCTGAATGGCTGGCTGACCCTGCCCGCCCTTGAAGTAGAAGACGGCGAGCTGCGCCTGGCGGGGCGAGCCGGCAACCTGCTGAATGCCACCCAAGGGCTGACGCTGGAGCTGGCCCTGAGCGATGGCCGGCTGCGCCGGGGCGAGCTGCTTGCCCGGAAAGTGGCTGGGAAACTGGGGCTGGCCTGGCGGCAGGGGCAATTCAGCCTGGCGCCGGACAGCGGCCTGGCCATTGGTGAGCTGAATACCGGAGTGCCGATCACCAACATTCACGCCGCCCTCGACTGGCGCGGGAATGGTTTGTGGTTGTCCGGGCTCACCGGCCGGGTGCTGGAGGGCCGGCTGGCGCTGTCGCCCATGAAACTGAGTGCTCACACACAGGGCGAGCTGCACCTGCAGGACCTTTCCCTGGCGCGCCTGCTGAGCCTGGCGGCGCTGCCGGGGCTGACCGGTGACGGCCGCCTGCATGGCCGGTTGCCTTTTGTGCTGAATGGCCGCCTCAGCGTGCACAACGGCCGGTTGTGGGGGCGGGACGGTTGGGTGTCTTATCAGGCCGGTGACGCCCTGGCCGCCAGCGCCGAGGACAACCTGTCTCTGGGGCTGACCTTGGGCATGCTGGAGGATCTGCGTTACCAGAGCCTCGACGCCGCCGTGTCGATGACGCCGGACGGCGAGGCGGTGGTGCTGACCCGGCTGGAGGGCCAGGCACCGGTGATGGGAAAAATACACCCGGTGAACTTCAATTACCGGCATCAGGAAAACCTGTTACAGTTGCTGGCAAGCCTGCGCTTTGCCGGGCAGCTCGGTGACCGGCTGCCGGCGAGCCTGCAAGGGGAGAGCAATCAATGA